tatttaatcatcaaGTTGTCCatgttctttaattttttttaaaaactaagttgcatttccttttgtttttaaattaacgGTATATTGAAatcattattgaaattataatcaaaattaatacatgTTCTTTTTATTAGCTTAAGGGCGTAAAacccttcaaaattttcaaacaaaaaaataaaatttaagtcctCTTTTTTTACACTTAATTGAgcatttaaacttttaaatgtaTCAAAATATCTTTACACTTCTTAAAAAGCaattaaaaccctatttttttagaaaaatcgtcaaaaataaaaaattataaaattttataaaaatcataaaaatataaaatccatCAAAAGTCCTTTTAACAATTAACTTTAACTATTGATCGTTAAAGTTAACGACCTCTAGCTATGTGTCGCAACTCAGCGTGACATGTAGCGAAAAcagataaaaagtaaaatcaataaaagttatagaaaaaatataaaatatttcttttggtacaataatttttataaatttttttacaaaatttatatttctttacattttgtataattttcttatgaatttataaaattttataatttttatatttctatatgttttatactttttaaactttttataaaattttacaattttatatatttttaatattttaatttttattaaaatttaataatattatagattttattgattttaatttttctctaatttttaataaaagtagggcttaattgctttttttttttaagtttgagagtttttttgatacattttgaaagttcaagtacccaattgagtgcaaaaaaaaagtaggggcttaattgctttttttgaaaatgtttgagggcctttttgatgtattttgaaagttcaagttcCCAAAtgagtgtaaaaaaaaagagcagGGGTTTAGTTGCTagttttgaaaaagtttgagggctttTTGCACCCTTaaacctcttttctttttctaaatttactttagaaccaacTTTGAGTAAAGACTTGGAAAATTTAATTAGCAAAATTTGTTTCCATGTAAAAATTTCCCCTATTTCTTGTTTGAATTTAAAGCAATACAATATTTTTGAAGCTAGTAACAGAAGATGACAGTCAATTCATTCCAAGCAATACCAAATTTCCAGTCTGGTGAAAAATTTGTTTCTTAGATACTTTTATTCAACTTTTACGGCATAAGTTTGAATATAGCTAGGGACTACATTTTTAATGTGTTGTTTACTACACAATTAGGCATAACTTTTTCAAATGTTGTAAGGTTCCCACTGTCGGTATTATACCATTTTGATCTCCACTATTACattataatcatatttaaaaaaaataaaaaatagaaaaaaaaaatcagtcaaatggcatgataatttcttttcaaaattgttcactttgattcttcatacatatttaacttatttcaAGAAAGTATTGGAAAAAAGAATGGCATACAAATATAATACTAACCTGAATATTGTAATGGGAACGGCTTGTTGAAGAAGGTTTTTAAGTGTAGGAAGCATATGTCAAGGTCCTTATCAGCTTCATTGCATTTAAAATTAgttctaaaaaaataagagtgacatataatgaaaattttaaggttagCAATTTTTACACAACATTCGCCTCAATAAacaagtaatttattttattttattttcttaagaaATAGGTGACAATACAGAGAGAAAAATTGACCGCGAGTcttaaaacttgaatttaaaataatttctaaaaagtatttataataGACAATTGATAGTCTTCGTCTTAGTCTTTTTTTGTGGAGTTAAAGTATAGTCAATAGACAATTGATAGTTAAATCTGTAGCAGTCTTCTTCCTCTTTATTCTTTTGTGTGGAAAATAATTTGGGACCAAACTTGACGTGCTATAAGGAAGAAGACTTTGTAATCTCAtgaatgttaattattttacttctttggtaaaaaattattcaattttatgaatgaaaaaaaatatggtaAAGAGGAAGTAGTTGTTGATCACTAACAACATGactaaaatatatgaaaaatatatttgtcgcatcattttttgaaaataacagaacttaataaatttaaccgtTATTGTTTGGTgctgactaaaattttaaaatttgataaagtaaatgaactaaaaatgaccaaattaaagtataaagattaagtCCACAACTTTTGCAAAGTACGAGGACTAATAGCagaaattaacctaaatttcaTATGGGtcaattacaaaaataatcactaaactattccTTTGGTTCTCTTCTAGTCACTCAACTATAGAGATGCTCATGAGCCGGGCCAGGTCCGgcctaagcatgatattaacgTACTTTATGCTTGCTCAAGCTTAGctcggcccgaaatatgagcttaaaatttCACCTAAACTATtccatatttgcaaaagactaaCCCAAGCTCATTTTAGGCATGCccatataatttttagttttttttaaatatttatattatgttattttaatatttaataatttaaacattttttatttattgaaaatttttatatagtcattttaacattattttaatgtttacattatagtattattatctatttagtataagtttattttttttaatctgttttaaattatataatataaagtattatacaCTTAAAAAGGGGCCGGGCTGGGCTCGGGCTTTGAATGTTCAAGCCTGAACCTagcccatattttaaacgggcctaatgTTTTACCCAAACTCAATTTTCgggcctaatatttttatccagaCCCTCCCAAATTTCGGGCGGCACTTGGGCCTTGGCAAGTAGCCCAACTCATGAACAAGTTTactcaactattaattttttcaatttagtcgtTAACCTTTTCGaaagtaaatattttagtcactctccTATTAGGTTGTTAAATGAGTGATGGAAAGCTGATGTGGGCTTTTTTTATTagtctaataacaaatttagccctccaatgtttacacattctatcaatttgatcctagatataaaaaaaatcaacaaatttagccctgaATGTTAACAAAACCtgtcattttagttcaaattctaaaaaattaataaatttaacccttaatattttcaaaaattagcaatttagttctaattctaaaattttaatatatattttaaaaatattttaatcccTCTCTCACCCTTTGATTTTTAGATgagcaaaaatcaaaatatatcattatgtctttttgttttaaagctaaaagagataaaaaaatgagaagttaaaatgacttttcgtttgtaaagttaaaaatgctaaataaatcattatgtctttttaattttaatttttacttgattaaaagagaaataattaacgaataaaaataattattcccaaataaatttatcagaatttataacaaatgagattttagattttaattatgaggctatatatatataagcatacacatttttatgaaatacaagATTTTGCTAAAAGAAAAAGCATCCAATtttaagaatgaaaaataaatggtaaaagGAAGACTAAGTGGTTGTTGATcaatacaaacattttgaaaatctaaTATCCGTAACTTTtcaatgtaaaagaaaaaaagactgTAACACCAATGTTGTGGTATTATTTGTTGCCTATAAATACCATTCCTATCCTTCATATCTTCCTCTACCAACATAACATGGCCCCCTATCTCTTTCTCTGCCTATTCCTCTTCTTTCCCCATCTTTatgcttctttttcttcttcaggaTCTCACTCCTGCTCTTCATTAATCCAGTTCAAGAACTCTTTTTCCATCACAGAGGCTACTTTTTTTGATTGCGGTAGTTTTGATGGCCCTAAATCTTATCCCAAGACCAATTCATGGAAGGAGGGTACAGATTGCTGCTCATGGGATGGGGTCACTTGTGACCACCTAAATGCTCATGTTATTGCCCTTGACTTGAGCTGCAGTTGCCTATATGGCAACTTCCCTTCCAATACCACTCTCTTCCTTCTTCCTCACCTTCAAAAACTCAACCTTGCCTACAATGATTTTAATCTTTCCAAAATTCCATCCGAGTTCGGTCGGTTTACAAGCCTATTCTACCTCAACCTTTCCAATACAGGGTTTGCAGGAGAAGTCCCATCCCAAGTCTCCCACCTGTCAAAACTGGTTTCACTTGATCTCTCCGATTGGGCTTATGAACAACTTACAATTGACAAACATGCTCTGGAGGGACTTGTTCACAACCTAACCGAGGTCAGACATCTGTTTTTGGATGGAATCAACATGTCTTCTGTTAATGCTCATGTCTTCATGAATCTATCCTCTTCTCTAAGGGCTCTCAGTCTTGCTCGTTGTGATTTGCAAGGAAAATTCCCAAAAAACATTTTTGATTTGCCAAACCTCAATCGCCTCTACTTGGGAGACAACCAATTGAGTGGACAAATTCCAAGATCATTGGGGAACTACTTGCAACTCACTCATTTAGACTTGTCTTGGAACCAATTGAGTGGACAAATTCCATTTTCAATTCTAAACCTAATGCAGCTTGCATACTTAAGAATAGTTGGAAATACATTAGAAGGTTCCATTCCAGATGAGGTAACCGCTTTTCCTAATCTAATATCTTTAGACTTAACAAACAATTTACTCAATGGAACACTTCCGTCATGGTTGTATACTGCTCCCTCCTTAAAGGATATATCAAAGAATTCCAATCCAAATCACTAGAATCAATAGAGTTAGAGAATAATAAACTCCAAGGTCCTCTTCCATCTTCAATATTCCAACTTCTCAATCTTACCGAACTCACCTTATCCTCAAATAATCTTAGTGGTGTCATAGAGTTGAGCATGTTCTCAAACCTTCCACATCTAAAACTTCTCGACCTTTCATATAACAGCCTATCCTTAACATCTAATACTACTTCTACTATTAATCATATATTGCCTAATCTTAGAAGCTTATTTTTGTCATCTTGCAATCTTAGTGAATTCCcccaatttttaaaagggcttaAAAGTTTGGAAAGCTTAGACCTCTCTTGCAACAAAATTGAAGGCAAGATTCCACAGTGGATGCAGGAGGTGGGGAATGACTCTTTGACTTACTTAAATGTATCTCACAACTCTTTGACAGAAGTTGAGCACTTTCCATGGAAGAATATTGAAGTTCTTGACTTAAGCTCCAATTTGATCCGTGGAAATCTTCCGATTCCAGCTTCGACGATTAGAATCTTTCTGATCTCAAATAATAGATTCAATGGAGAGGTCTCTTCATTAATCTGCAA
This sequence is a window from Gossypium raimondii isolate GPD5lz chromosome 5, ASM2569854v1, whole genome shotgun sequence. Protein-coding genes within it:
- the LOC128041170 gene encoding receptor-like protein 7, whose amino-acid sequence is MAPYLFLCLFLFFPHLYASFSSSGSHSCSSLIQFKNSFSITEATFFDCGSFDGPKSYPKTNSWKEGTDCCSWDGVTCDHLNAHVIALDLSCSCLYGNFPSNTTLFLLPHLQKLNLAYNDFNLSKIPSEFGRFTSLFYLNLSNTGFAGEVPSQVSHLSKLVSLDLSDWAYEQLTIDKHALEGLVHNLTEVRHLFLDGINMSSVNAHVFMNLSSSLRALSLARCDLQGKFPKNIFDLPNLNRLYLGDNQLSGQIPRSLGNYLQLTHLDLSWNQLSGQIPFSILNLMQLAYLRIVGNTLEGSIPDEVTAFPNLISLDLTNNLLNGTLPSWLYTAPSLKDISKNSNPNH